One window of the Ammospiza nelsoni isolate bAmmNel1 chromosome 2, bAmmNel1.pri, whole genome shotgun sequence genome contains the following:
- the GPALPP1 gene encoding GPALPP motifs-containing protein 1 has translation MARQLIGPALPPGFPRRAEAEPGEDFSQVAGPALPPDYKSSCSSETPDSDDDSESLPLPRDTNRDSEEETEDPAPKKPKRTHKDDDDDGFFGPALPPGFKKQDDSPERPIIGPALPPGFRKASEDTRSSRCFIGPSVPSESRPQLTDSSEDEDNLIGPMPAKGPVESDVAKEFERRAQRMKEKLTAADSDEPKQVTRESWMTELPPELKSFGFGPRTFKRRADDKSGDRSIWTDTPADRERKAKEREEAKKSSSKDNEEMVLSGRDKRLIEQVSSYNESKRSESLMDIHQKKLKSKASEEKSKPQERRPFDREQDLKVNRFDEAQKKALIRKSRDLNSKFEHSKGNMFL, from the exons ATGGCCCGCCAGCTGATCGGCCCCGCGCTGCCGCCCGGCTTCCCGCGCCGCGCCGAGGCCGAGCCGGGCGAGGACTTCAGCCAGG TTGCAGGACCAGCACTGCCTCCAGACTACAAAAGCAGCTGTAGCTCAGAAACTCCTGACAGTGATGATGACTCAGAATCTCTTCCTCTACCCAGAGACACAAACAGAGACTCTGAAGAGGAGACAGAAGATCCAGCACCCAA AAAGCCAAAAAGAACTCAcaaagatgatgatgatgatggctTTTTTGGGCCAGCTCTTCCTCCTGGATTTAAAAAACAGGATGATTCTCCAGAGAG GCCCATTATAGGTCCTGCATTACCACCTGGCTTTAGGAAAGCTTCAGAGGACACCAGAAGTAGCAGATGTTTCATAGGACCGTCTGTTCCATCAGAATCCCGTCCCCAG cTGACAGATAGCAGCGAGGATGAAGACAATTTAATAGGCCCAATGCCTGCAAAAGGACCAGTGGAGTCTGATGTGGCTAAAGAGTTTGAACGCAGAGCTcagagaatgaaagaaaagcttaCTGCAGCAGACAGC GATGAACCCAAACAAGTTACCAGAGAATCATGGATGACAGAGCTTCCACCTGAGCTGAAAAGCTTTGGATTTGGCCCAAGAACATTCAAGAGACGAGCTGATGACAAATCAGGTGATAGATCTATTTGGACAGATACTCCAGctgacagagagagaaaagccaag GAAAGAGAAGAGGCAAAAAAGTCAAGCAGTAAGGATAATGAAGAAATGGTATTATCTGGGAGGGACAAGAGGCTTATTGAGCAGGTGTCTTCATACAAT GAGTCAAAGAGGTCAGAGTCTCTCATGGACATCCACCAGAAAAAGCTGAAGAGCAAAGCATCTGAAGAAAAGAGCAAACCTCAGGAAAGAAGGCCATTTGACCGAGAGCAGGATCTCAAAGTCAATCGCTTTGATGAAGCACAAAAGAAAGCTCTTATAAGAAAATCCAGAGATCTGAATAGTAAATTTGAGCACAGTAAAGGCAACATGTTTTTATAA